A genomic region of Nymphaea colorata isolate Beijing-Zhang1983 chromosome 2, ASM883128v2, whole genome shotgun sequence contains the following coding sequences:
- the LOC116248108 gene encoding uncharacterized protein At2g29880-like isoform X6 codes for MECSSNSRNDSLIWSDAQLEYLIHLLVQQSRLPSMKSGGNLKGKAYKAIGQKMMEKFGQEFTTEKIKNKLKSTKADYNICKQILATSGFGWDPTNKCVDVDNEVWAVYIQKFPDRRKFKGGQNWKHYEELHEVYGESTATGRGSYNCTPHMMTEDSEADPVPETPITHTNDFGLNVDENVSFTQMLNNNSIIPSPAHSQQNSQPTASESRTTKSSNKRARLSTIDEDYRMLLHDIADSFRTMTNTSRAQTNNKCALILREMLNSREIDRSLHIRALTLMEHGNKPLTFLNLKPDERVPWLLQNINHQYVAVTLSDEERENAMMKVVFEDCETNPVPTTPITHTNDFGLNVDENVSFTQMLNNNSTIPSSAHGQQDPEPTASENRTTKSSNKRARLSTIDEDYQMLLHDIADSFRTMANTSKAQTINKCVIILYEMLDSGEIDRSLHIRALTLMAHGDKPLTFLNLQPDERVPWLLENINHQYVAVTLSDEERENEEREHAMMKVVFVFVIIFFRYLYRRRRIVHPYYFIYLENG; via the exons ATGGAATGTTCAAGCAACTCAAGAAATGACAGTCTCATATGGAGTGATGCTCAACTAGAATATCTTATACATCTTCTAGTTCAGCAATCACGACTACCTAGCATGAAGTCAGGCGGCAATTTAAAGGGAAAAGCTTATAAGGCAATTGGACAAAAGATGATGGAAAAGTTTGGGCAAGAATTCACaacagaaaaaattaagaacaagTTGAAGAGCACAAAAGCCGACTACAATATATGCAAGCAAATTTTGGCAACAAGCGGGTTTGGTTGGGACCCAACAAACAAGTGTGTAGATGTTGATAATGAAGTTTGGGCCGTCTACATTCAG AAATTCCCAGACAGGCGCAAATTCAAAGGAGGACAAAACTGGAAACACTATGAGGAGTTACATGAAGTGTATGGCGAGTCAACTGCCACAGGTCGTGGCAGTTATAATTGTACTCCACACATGATGACTGAAGACTCTGAGGCTGATCCTGTACCTGAGACCCCTATAACCCATACCAATGATTTTGGGCTGAATGTTGATGAAAATGTATCATTCACACAAATGTTGAACAATAATTCTATTATACCATCACCAGCACACAGTCAACAAAATTCACAACCTACTGCATCAGAAAGTAGGACCACCAAATCATCCAACAAAAGAGCAAGATTAAGTACAATTGATGAGGACTATCGAATGCTATTGCATGACATAGCCGATAGTTTTCGAACAATGACAAACACATCTAGAGCACAAACAAACAACAAATGTGCACTCATATTGCGTGAAATGCTCAACTCGAGAGAGATTGATAGGAGCTTGCACATAAGAGCCCTAACACTAATGGAGCATGGAAATAAGCCGCTCACCTTCCTCAACCTTAAGCCCGATGAACGGGTGCCTTGGTTGCTTCAAAATATCAATCATCAATA TGTTGCAGTCACGTTGTCagatgaggaaagagaaaatgcTATGATGAAAGTGGTGTTTGAAGACTGTGAGACTAATCCTGTACCTACGACCCCTATAACCCATACCAATGATTTTGGGCTGAATGTTGATGAAAATGTATCCTTCACACAAATGTTGAACAATAATTCTACTATACCATCATCAGCACACGGTCAACAAGATCCAGAACCTACTGCATCAGAAAATAGGACCACCAAGTCATCCAACAAAAGAGCAAGATTAAGTACAATTGATGAAGACTATCAAATGCTATTGCATGACATAGCCGATAGTTTTCGAACAATGGCAAACACATCTAAAGCACAAACGATCAACAAATGTGTAATCATATTGTATGAAATGCTCGACTCGGGAGAGATTGATAGGAGCTTGCACATAAGAGCCCTGACACTAATGGCACATGGAGACAAGCCGCTCACCTTCCTCAACCTTCAGCCCGATGAACGTGTGCCTTGGTTGCTTGAAAATATCAATCATCAATA TGTTGCAGTCACGTTGTCagatgaggaaagagaaaatgaggaaaGAGAACATGCTATGATGAAAGTGGTGTTTGTCTTCGTCATCATATTTTTTAGATACCTTTATCGACGTAGGCGAATTGTTCACCCATATT ATTTCATCTACTTGGAGAACGGTTGA
- the LOC116248108 gene encoding uncharacterized protein LOC116248108 isoform X5 — translation MSVKLGFAFSGKYLSFSGKYLSLECGKKFPEQIKNCPLGPVSQAPQPPPPLRSQGLFRGQQQPNRSFRCSPAAASRRVQQSRLPSMKSGGNLKGKAYKAIGQKMMEKFGQEFTTEKIKNKLKSTKADYNICKQILATSGFGWDPTNKCVDVDNEVWAVYIQKFPDRRKFKGGQNWKHYEELHEVYGESTATGRGSYNCTPHMMTEDSEADPVPETPITHTNDFGLNVDENVSFTQMLNNNSIIPSPAHSQQNSQPTASESRTTKSSNKRARLSTIDEDYRMLLHDIADSFRTMTNTSRAQTNNKCALILREMLNSREIDRSLHIRALTLMEHGNKPLTFLNLKPDERVPWLLQNINHQYVAVTLSDEERENAMMKVVFEDCETNPVPTTPITHTNDFGLNVDENVSFTQMLNNNSTIPSSAHGQQDPEPTASENRTTKSSNKRARLSTIDEDYQMLLHDIADSFRTMANTSKAQTINKCVIILYEMLDSGEIDRSLHIRALTLMAHGDKPLTFLNLQPDERVPWLLENINHQYVAVTLSDEERENEEREHAMMKVVFVFVIIFFRYLYRRRRIVHPYYFIYLENG, via the exons ATGTCGGTGAAATTGGGTTTTGCCTTTTCGGGAAAATACTTGTCCTTTTCGGGAAAATACTTGTCCCTCGAGTGTGGAAAGAAATTTCCGGAACAAATCAAAAACTGCCCCTTAGGCCCTGTCTCCCAAGCTCCTCAGCCTCCTCCTCCCCTCCGCAGCCAGGGACTCTTCCGAG GCCAGCAGCAGCCCAACCGTAGCTTTCGGTGCAGCCCAGCAGCAGCTTCTCGTAGAG TTCAGCAATCACGACTACCTAGCATGAAGTCAGGCGGCAATTTAAAGGGAAAAGCTTATAAGGCAATTGGACAAAAGATGATGGAAAAGTTTGGGCAAGAATTCACaacagaaaaaattaagaacaagTTGAAGAGCACAAAAGCCGACTACAATATATGCAAGCAAATTTTGGCAACAAGCGGGTTTGGTTGGGACCCAACAAACAAGTGTGTAGATGTTGATAATGAAGTTTGGGCCGTCTACATTCAG AAATTCCCAGACAGGCGCAAATTCAAAGGAGGACAAAACTGGAAACACTATGAGGAGTTACATGAAGTGTATGGCGAGTCAACTGCCACAGGTCGTGGCAGTTATAATTGTACTCCACACATGATGACTGAAGACTCTGAGGCTGATCCTGTACCTGAGACCCCTATAACCCATACCAATGATTTTGGGCTGAATGTTGATGAAAATGTATCATTCACACAAATGTTGAACAATAATTCTATTATACCATCACCAGCACACAGTCAACAAAATTCACAACCTACTGCATCAGAAAGTAGGACCACCAAATCATCCAACAAAAGAGCAAGATTAAGTACAATTGATGAGGACTATCGAATGCTATTGCATGACATAGCCGATAGTTTTCGAACAATGACAAACACATCTAGAGCACAAACAAACAACAAATGTGCACTCATATTGCGTGAAATGCTCAACTCGAGAGAGATTGATAGGAGCTTGCACATAAGAGCCCTAACACTAATGGAGCATGGAAATAAGCCGCTCACCTTCCTCAACCTTAAGCCCGATGAACGGGTGCCTTGGTTGCTTCAAAATATCAATCATCAATA TGTTGCAGTCACGTTGTCagatgaggaaagagaaaatgcTATGATGAAAGTGGTGTTTGAAGACTGTGAGACTAATCCTGTACCTACGACCCCTATAACCCATACCAATGATTTTGGGCTGAATGTTGATGAAAATGTATCCTTCACACAAATGTTGAACAATAATTCTACTATACCATCATCAGCACACGGTCAACAAGATCCAGAACCTACTGCATCAGAAAATAGGACCACCAAGTCATCCAACAAAAGAGCAAGATTAAGTACAATTGATGAAGACTATCAAATGCTATTGCATGACATAGCCGATAGTTTTCGAACAATGGCAAACACATCTAAAGCACAAACGATCAACAAATGTGTAATCATATTGTATGAAATGCTCGACTCGGGAGAGATTGATAGGAGCTTGCACATAAGAGCCCTGACACTAATGGCACATGGAGACAAGCCGCTCACCTTCCTCAACCTTCAGCCCGATGAACGTGTGCCTTGGTTGCTTGAAAATATCAATCATCAATA TGTTGCAGTCACGTTGTCagatgaggaaagagaaaatgaggaaaGAGAACATGCTATGATGAAAGTGGTGTTTGTCTTCGTCATCATATTTTTTAGATACCTTTATCGACGTAGGCGAATTGTTCACCCATATT ATTTCATCTACTTGGAGAACGGTTGA
- the LOC116248108 gene encoding uncharacterized protein LOC116248108 isoform X1, with protein MSVKLGFAFSGKYLSFSGKYLSLECGKKFPEQIKNCPLGPVSQAPQPPPPLRSQGLFRGQQQPNRSFRCSPAAASRRVVMECSSNSRNDSLIWSDAQLEYLIHLLVQQSRLPSMKSGGNLKGKAYKAIGQKMMEKFGQEFTTEKIKNKLKSTKADYNICKQILATSGFGWDPTNKCVDVDNEVWAVYIQKFPDRRKFKGGQNWKHYEELHEVYGESTATGRGSYNCTPHMMTEDSEADPVPETPITHTNDFGLNVDENVSFTQMLNNNSIIPSPAHSQQNSQPTASESRTTKSSNKRARLSTIDEDYRMLLHDIADSFRTMTNTSRAQTNNKCALILREMLNSREIDRSLHIRALTLMEHGNKPLTFLNLKPDERVPWLLQNINHQYVAVTLSDEERENAMMKVVFEDCETNPVPTTPITHTNDFGLNVDENVSFTQMLNNNSTIPSSAHGQQDPEPTASENRTTKSSNKRARLSTIDEDYQMLLHDIADSFRTMANTSKAQTINKCVIILYEMLDSGEIDRSLHIRALTLMAHGDKPLTFLNLQPDERVPWLLENINHQYVAVTLSDEERENEEREHAMMKVVFVFVIIFFRYLYRRRRIVHPYYFIYLENG; from the exons ATGTCGGTGAAATTGGGTTTTGCCTTTTCGGGAAAATACTTGTCCTTTTCGGGAAAATACTTGTCCCTCGAGTGTGGAAAGAAATTTCCGGAACAAATCAAAAACTGCCCCTTAGGCCCTGTCTCCCAAGCTCCTCAGCCTCCTCCTCCCCTCCGCAGCCAGGGACTCTTCCGAG GCCAGCAGCAGCCCAACCGTAGCTTTCGGTGCAGCCCAGCAGCAGCTTCTCGTAGAG TAGTTATGGAATGTTCAAGCAACTCAAGAAATGACAGTCTCATATGGAGTGATGCTCAACTAGAATATCTTATACATCTTCTAGTTCAGCAATCACGACTACCTAGCATGAAGTCAGGCGGCAATTTAAAGGGAAAAGCTTATAAGGCAATTGGACAAAAGATGATGGAAAAGTTTGGGCAAGAATTCACaacagaaaaaattaagaacaagTTGAAGAGCACAAAAGCCGACTACAATATATGCAAGCAAATTTTGGCAACAAGCGGGTTTGGTTGGGACCCAACAAACAAGTGTGTAGATGTTGATAATGAAGTTTGGGCCGTCTACATTCAG AAATTCCCAGACAGGCGCAAATTCAAAGGAGGACAAAACTGGAAACACTATGAGGAGTTACATGAAGTGTATGGCGAGTCAACTGCCACAGGTCGTGGCAGTTATAATTGTACTCCACACATGATGACTGAAGACTCTGAGGCTGATCCTGTACCTGAGACCCCTATAACCCATACCAATGATTTTGGGCTGAATGTTGATGAAAATGTATCATTCACACAAATGTTGAACAATAATTCTATTATACCATCACCAGCACACAGTCAACAAAATTCACAACCTACTGCATCAGAAAGTAGGACCACCAAATCATCCAACAAAAGAGCAAGATTAAGTACAATTGATGAGGACTATCGAATGCTATTGCATGACATAGCCGATAGTTTTCGAACAATGACAAACACATCTAGAGCACAAACAAACAACAAATGTGCACTCATATTGCGTGAAATGCTCAACTCGAGAGAGATTGATAGGAGCTTGCACATAAGAGCCCTAACACTAATGGAGCATGGAAATAAGCCGCTCACCTTCCTCAACCTTAAGCCCGATGAACGGGTGCCTTGGTTGCTTCAAAATATCAATCATCAATA TGTTGCAGTCACGTTGTCagatgaggaaagagaaaatgcTATGATGAAAGTGGTGTTTGAAGACTGTGAGACTAATCCTGTACCTACGACCCCTATAACCCATACCAATGATTTTGGGCTGAATGTTGATGAAAATGTATCCTTCACACAAATGTTGAACAATAATTCTACTATACCATCATCAGCACACGGTCAACAAGATCCAGAACCTACTGCATCAGAAAATAGGACCACCAAGTCATCCAACAAAAGAGCAAGATTAAGTACAATTGATGAAGACTATCAAATGCTATTGCATGACATAGCCGATAGTTTTCGAACAATGGCAAACACATCTAAAGCACAAACGATCAACAAATGTGTAATCATATTGTATGAAATGCTCGACTCGGGAGAGATTGATAGGAGCTTGCACATAAGAGCCCTGACACTAATGGCACATGGAGACAAGCCGCTCACCTTCCTCAACCTTCAGCCCGATGAACGTGTGCCTTGGTTGCTTGAAAATATCAATCATCAATA TGTTGCAGTCACGTTGTCagatgaggaaagagaaaatgaggaaaGAGAACATGCTATGATGAAAGTGGTGTTTGTCTTCGTCATCATATTTTTTAGATACCTTTATCGACGTAGGCGAATTGTTCACCCATATT ATTTCATCTACTTGGAGAACGGTTGA
- the LOC116248108 gene encoding uncharacterized protein LOC116248108 isoform X2 has product MSVKLGFAFSGKYLSFSGKYLSLECGKKFPEQIKNCPLGPVSQAPQPPPPLRSQGLFRGQQQPNRSFRCSPAAASRRVMECSSNSRNDSLIWSDAQLEYLIHLLVQQSRLPSMKSGGNLKGKAYKAIGQKMMEKFGQEFTTEKIKNKLKSTKADYNICKQILATSGFGWDPTNKCVDVDNEVWAVYIQKFPDRRKFKGGQNWKHYEELHEVYGESTATGRGSYNCTPHMMTEDSEADPVPETPITHTNDFGLNVDENVSFTQMLNNNSIIPSPAHSQQNSQPTASESRTTKSSNKRARLSTIDEDYRMLLHDIADSFRTMTNTSRAQTNNKCALILREMLNSREIDRSLHIRALTLMEHGNKPLTFLNLKPDERVPWLLQNINHQYVAVTLSDEERENAMMKVVFEDCETNPVPTTPITHTNDFGLNVDENVSFTQMLNNNSTIPSSAHGQQDPEPTASENRTTKSSNKRARLSTIDEDYQMLLHDIADSFRTMANTSKAQTINKCVIILYEMLDSGEIDRSLHIRALTLMAHGDKPLTFLNLQPDERVPWLLENINHQYVAVTLSDEERENEEREHAMMKVVFVFVIIFFRYLYRRRRIVHPYYFIYLENG; this is encoded by the exons ATGTCGGTGAAATTGGGTTTTGCCTTTTCGGGAAAATACTTGTCCTTTTCGGGAAAATACTTGTCCCTCGAGTGTGGAAAGAAATTTCCGGAACAAATCAAAAACTGCCCCTTAGGCCCTGTCTCCCAAGCTCCTCAGCCTCCTCCTCCCCTCCGCAGCCAGGGACTCTTCCGAG GCCAGCAGCAGCCCAACCGTAGCTTTCGGTGCAGCCCAGCAGCAGCTTCTCGTAGAG TTATGGAATGTTCAAGCAACTCAAGAAATGACAGTCTCATATGGAGTGATGCTCAACTAGAATATCTTATACATCTTCTAGTTCAGCAATCACGACTACCTAGCATGAAGTCAGGCGGCAATTTAAAGGGAAAAGCTTATAAGGCAATTGGACAAAAGATGATGGAAAAGTTTGGGCAAGAATTCACaacagaaaaaattaagaacaagTTGAAGAGCACAAAAGCCGACTACAATATATGCAAGCAAATTTTGGCAACAAGCGGGTTTGGTTGGGACCCAACAAACAAGTGTGTAGATGTTGATAATGAAGTTTGGGCCGTCTACATTCAG AAATTCCCAGACAGGCGCAAATTCAAAGGAGGACAAAACTGGAAACACTATGAGGAGTTACATGAAGTGTATGGCGAGTCAACTGCCACAGGTCGTGGCAGTTATAATTGTACTCCACACATGATGACTGAAGACTCTGAGGCTGATCCTGTACCTGAGACCCCTATAACCCATACCAATGATTTTGGGCTGAATGTTGATGAAAATGTATCATTCACACAAATGTTGAACAATAATTCTATTATACCATCACCAGCACACAGTCAACAAAATTCACAACCTACTGCATCAGAAAGTAGGACCACCAAATCATCCAACAAAAGAGCAAGATTAAGTACAATTGATGAGGACTATCGAATGCTATTGCATGACATAGCCGATAGTTTTCGAACAATGACAAACACATCTAGAGCACAAACAAACAACAAATGTGCACTCATATTGCGTGAAATGCTCAACTCGAGAGAGATTGATAGGAGCTTGCACATAAGAGCCCTAACACTAATGGAGCATGGAAATAAGCCGCTCACCTTCCTCAACCTTAAGCCCGATGAACGGGTGCCTTGGTTGCTTCAAAATATCAATCATCAATA TGTTGCAGTCACGTTGTCagatgaggaaagagaaaatgcTATGATGAAAGTGGTGTTTGAAGACTGTGAGACTAATCCTGTACCTACGACCCCTATAACCCATACCAATGATTTTGGGCTGAATGTTGATGAAAATGTATCCTTCACACAAATGTTGAACAATAATTCTACTATACCATCATCAGCACACGGTCAACAAGATCCAGAACCTACTGCATCAGAAAATAGGACCACCAAGTCATCCAACAAAAGAGCAAGATTAAGTACAATTGATGAAGACTATCAAATGCTATTGCATGACATAGCCGATAGTTTTCGAACAATGGCAAACACATCTAAAGCACAAACGATCAACAAATGTGTAATCATATTGTATGAAATGCTCGACTCGGGAGAGATTGATAGGAGCTTGCACATAAGAGCCCTGACACTAATGGCACATGGAGACAAGCCGCTCACCTTCCTCAACCTTCAGCCCGATGAACGTGTGCCTTGGTTGCTTGAAAATATCAATCATCAATA TGTTGCAGTCACGTTGTCagatgaggaaagagaaaatgaggaaaGAGAACATGCTATGATGAAAGTGGTGTTTGTCTTCGTCATCATATTTTTTAGATACCTTTATCGACGTAGGCGAATTGTTCACCCATATT ATTTCATCTACTTGGAGAACGGTTGA
- the LOC116248108 gene encoding uncharacterized protein LOC116248108 isoform X7 codes for MKSGGNLKGKAYKAIGQKMMEKFGQEFTTEKIKNKLKSTKADYNICKQILATSGFGWDPTNKCVDVDNEVWAVYIQKFPDRRKFKGGQNWKHYEELHEVYGESTATGRGSYNCTPHMMTEDSEADPVPETPITHTNDFGLNVDENVSFTQMLNNNSIIPSPAHSQQNSQPTASESRTTKSSNKRARLSTIDEDYRMLLHDIADSFRTMTNTSRAQTNNKCALILREMLNSREIDRSLHIRALTLMEHGNKPLTFLNLKPDERVPWLLQNINHQYVAVTLSDEERENAMMKVVFEDCETNPVPTTPITHTNDFGLNVDENVSFTQMLNNNSTIPSSAHGQQDPEPTASENRTTKSSNKRARLSTIDEDYQMLLHDIADSFRTMANTSKAQTINKCVIILYEMLDSGEIDRSLHIRALTLMAHGDKPLTFLNLQPDERVPWLLENINHQYVAVTLSDEERENEEREHAMMKVVFVFVIIFFRYLYRRRRIVHPYYFIYLENG; via the exons ATGAAGTCAGGCGGCAATTTAAAGGGAAAAGCTTATAAGGCAATTGGACAAAAGATGATGGAAAAGTTTGGGCAAGAATTCACaacagaaaaaattaagaacaagTTGAAGAGCACAAAAGCCGACTACAATATATGCAAGCAAATTTTGGCAACAAGCGGGTTTGGTTGGGACCCAACAAACAAGTGTGTAGATGTTGATAATGAAGTTTGGGCCGTCTACATTCAG AAATTCCCAGACAGGCGCAAATTCAAAGGAGGACAAAACTGGAAACACTATGAGGAGTTACATGAAGTGTATGGCGAGTCAACTGCCACAGGTCGTGGCAGTTATAATTGTACTCCACACATGATGACTGAAGACTCTGAGGCTGATCCTGTACCTGAGACCCCTATAACCCATACCAATGATTTTGGGCTGAATGTTGATGAAAATGTATCATTCACACAAATGTTGAACAATAATTCTATTATACCATCACCAGCACACAGTCAACAAAATTCACAACCTACTGCATCAGAAAGTAGGACCACCAAATCATCCAACAAAAGAGCAAGATTAAGTACAATTGATGAGGACTATCGAATGCTATTGCATGACATAGCCGATAGTTTTCGAACAATGACAAACACATCTAGAGCACAAACAAACAACAAATGTGCACTCATATTGCGTGAAATGCTCAACTCGAGAGAGATTGATAGGAGCTTGCACATAAGAGCCCTAACACTAATGGAGCATGGAAATAAGCCGCTCACCTTCCTCAACCTTAAGCCCGATGAACGGGTGCCTTGGTTGCTTCAAAATATCAATCATCAATA TGTTGCAGTCACGTTGTCagatgaggaaagagaaaatgcTATGATGAAAGTGGTGTTTGAAGACTGTGAGACTAATCCTGTACCTACGACCCCTATAACCCATACCAATGATTTTGGGCTGAATGTTGATGAAAATGTATCCTTCACACAAATGTTGAACAATAATTCTACTATACCATCATCAGCACACGGTCAACAAGATCCAGAACCTACTGCATCAGAAAATAGGACCACCAAGTCATCCAACAAAAGAGCAAGATTAAGTACAATTGATGAAGACTATCAAATGCTATTGCATGACATAGCCGATAGTTTTCGAACAATGGCAAACACATCTAAAGCACAAACGATCAACAAATGTGTAATCATATTGTATGAAATGCTCGACTCGGGAGAGATTGATAGGAGCTTGCACATAAGAGCCCTGACACTAATGGCACATGGAGACAAGCCGCTCACCTTCCTCAACCTTCAGCCCGATGAACGTGTGCCTTGGTTGCTTGAAAATATCAATCATCAATA TGTTGCAGTCACGTTGTCagatgaggaaagagaaaatgaggaaaGAGAACATGCTATGATGAAAGTGGTGTTTGTCTTCGTCATCATATTTTTTAGATACCTTTATCGACGTAGGCGAATTGTTCACCCATATT ATTTCATCTACTTGGAGAACGGTTGA
- the LOC116248108 gene encoding uncharacterized protein LOC116248108 isoform X3 produces the protein MSVKLGFAFSGKYLSFSGKYLSLECGKKFPEQIKNCPLGPVSQAPQPPPPLRSQGLFRGQQQPNRSFRCSPAAASRRVVMECSSNSRNDSLIWSDAQLEYLIHLLVQQSRLPSMKSGGNLKGKAYKAIGQKMMEKFGQEFTTEKIKNKLKSTKADYNICKQILATSGFGWDPTNKCVDVDNEVWAVYIQKFPDRRKFKGGQNWKHYEELHEVYGESTATGRGSYNCTPHMMTEDSEADPVPETPITHTNDFGLNVDENVSFTQMLNNNSIIPSPAHSQQNSQPTASESRTTKSSNKRARLSTIDEDYRMLLHDIADSFRTMTNTSRAQTNNKCALILREMLNSREIDRSLHIRALTLMEHGNKPLTFLNLKPDERVPWLLQNINHQYVAVTLSDEERENAMMKVVFEDCETNPVPTTPITHTNDFGLNVDENVSFTQMLNNNSTIPSSAHGQQDPEPTASENRTTKSSNKRARLSTIDEDYQMLLHDIADSFRTMANTSKAQTINKCVIILYEMLDSGEIDRSLHIRALTLMAHGDKPLTFLNLQPDERVPWLLENINHQYVAVTLSDEERENEEREHAMMKVVFVFVIIFFRYLYRRRRIVHPYCNQG, from the exons ATGTCGGTGAAATTGGGTTTTGCCTTTTCGGGAAAATACTTGTCCTTTTCGGGAAAATACTTGTCCCTCGAGTGTGGAAAGAAATTTCCGGAACAAATCAAAAACTGCCCCTTAGGCCCTGTCTCCCAAGCTCCTCAGCCTCCTCCTCCCCTCCGCAGCCAGGGACTCTTCCGAG GCCAGCAGCAGCCCAACCGTAGCTTTCGGTGCAGCCCAGCAGCAGCTTCTCGTAGAG TAGTTATGGAATGTTCAAGCAACTCAAGAAATGACAGTCTCATATGGAGTGATGCTCAACTAGAATATCTTATACATCTTCTAGTTCAGCAATCACGACTACCTAGCATGAAGTCAGGCGGCAATTTAAAGGGAAAAGCTTATAAGGCAATTGGACAAAAGATGATGGAAAAGTTTGGGCAAGAATTCACaacagaaaaaattaagaacaagTTGAAGAGCACAAAAGCCGACTACAATATATGCAAGCAAATTTTGGCAACAAGCGGGTTTGGTTGGGACCCAACAAACAAGTGTGTAGATGTTGATAATGAAGTTTGGGCCGTCTACATTCAG AAATTCCCAGACAGGCGCAAATTCAAAGGAGGACAAAACTGGAAACACTATGAGGAGTTACATGAAGTGTATGGCGAGTCAACTGCCACAGGTCGTGGCAGTTATAATTGTACTCCACACATGATGACTGAAGACTCTGAGGCTGATCCTGTACCTGAGACCCCTATAACCCATACCAATGATTTTGGGCTGAATGTTGATGAAAATGTATCATTCACACAAATGTTGAACAATAATTCTATTATACCATCACCAGCACACAGTCAACAAAATTCACAACCTACTGCATCAGAAAGTAGGACCACCAAATCATCCAACAAAAGAGCAAGATTAAGTACAATTGATGAGGACTATCGAATGCTATTGCATGACATAGCCGATAGTTTTCGAACAATGACAAACACATCTAGAGCACAAACAAACAACAAATGTGCACTCATATTGCGTGAAATGCTCAACTCGAGAGAGATTGATAGGAGCTTGCACATAAGAGCCCTAACACTAATGGAGCATGGAAATAAGCCGCTCACCTTCCTCAACCTTAAGCCCGATGAACGGGTGCCTTGGTTGCTTCAAAATATCAATCATCAATA TGTTGCAGTCACGTTGTCagatgaggaaagagaaaatgcTATGATGAAAGTGGTGTTTGAAGACTGTGAGACTAATCCTGTACCTACGACCCCTATAACCCATACCAATGATTTTGGGCTGAATGTTGATGAAAATGTATCCTTCACACAAATGTTGAACAATAATTCTACTATACCATCATCAGCACACGGTCAACAAGATCCAGAACCTACTGCATCAGAAAATAGGACCACCAAGTCATCCAACAAAAGAGCAAGATTAAGTACAATTGATGAAGACTATCAAATGCTATTGCATGACATAGCCGATAGTTTTCGAACAATGGCAAACACATCTAAAGCACAAACGATCAACAAATGTGTAATCATATTGTATGAAATGCTCGACTCGGGAGAGATTGATAGGAGCTTGCACATAAGAGCCCTGACACTAATGGCACATGGAGACAAGCCGCTCACCTTCCTCAACCTTCAGCCCGATGAACGTGTGCCTTGGTTGCTTGAAAATATCAATCATCAATA TGTTGCAGTCACGTTGTCagatgaggaaagagaaaatgaggaaaGAGAACATGCTATGATGAAAGTGGTGTTTGTCTTCGTCATCATATTTTTTAGATACCTTTATCGACGTAGGCGAATTGTTCACCCATATT GTAATCAAGGATGA